In Marinicauda algicola, one DNA window encodes the following:
- a CDS encoding M48 family metallopeptidase has protein sequence MTPSTGLRTHIWNNNLKSLALLAGFPVLLVLLAFAGSVLFNAVALEAGTIADALSRSARALPAILPFALAGAGLWFVIAWFGHQAMIDAMTGARAVSRTGEPELYNLLENLCISRGLAMPHLRIIETKARNAYASGLREGQYSVTVTRGLLESLERDEIEAVLAHELSHIRHNDVRLLVISVIFVGIISVVAEILARGLLRGSLSRVGGARRGRGGNAAVLILIGLAIVALAYVLAIVIRFALSRRREFMADAGAVELTKNPDAMIRALQKISAAPEIAKAPKELRAMFLYDRETGFAGLMATHPPIEARIEALVRYGGGRAEPPSGSVPAV, from the coding sequence ATGACGCCCAGCACCGGCCTTCGCACCCATATCTGGAACAATAACCTGAAATCGCTCGCGCTTCTGGCGGGCTTTCCGGTCCTGCTGGTGCTGCTCGCCTTTGCCGGAAGCGTGCTCTTCAACGCCGTGGCGCTGGAAGCGGGCACGATCGCGGACGCGCTCTCGCGGAGCGCGCGCGCCCTGCCCGCGATCCTGCCCTTCGCGCTGGCCGGGGCGGGGCTCTGGTTCGTCATCGCCTGGTTCGGCCACCAGGCGATGATCGACGCGATGACCGGGGCGCGGGCGGTGAGCCGCACCGGGGAGCCGGAGCTCTACAATCTTCTTGAAAATCTCTGCATCTCGCGCGGGCTGGCGATGCCGCACCTGCGCATCATCGAGACCAAGGCGCGCAACGCCTATGCGAGCGGACTGAGGGAAGGCCAGTACTCCGTCACCGTCACCCGCGGCCTGCTGGAGAGCCTCGAGCGCGACGAGATCGAGGCCGTGCTCGCCCACGAGCTCAGCCATATCCGCCACAACGACGTGCGCCTCCTGGTGATCTCGGTGATCTTCGTCGGCATCATCTCGGTCGTCGCCGAAATCCTCGCGCGCGGTCTGTTGCGCGGCTCTCTCTCGCGCGTCGGCGGGGCGCGCCGGGGCAGGGGCGGCAATGCCGCCGTTCTGATCCTCATAGGGCTCGCCATCGTGGCGCTGGCCTATGTCCTGGCCATCGTGATCCGCTTCGCGCTGTCGCGCCGGCGCGAGTTCATGGCCGATGCCGGGGCGGTGGAGCTGACCAAGAATCCCGACGCGATGATACGGGCGCTGCAGAAGATTTCCGCCGCGCCGGAGATCGCGAAGGCCCCGAAGGAGCTGCGCGCGATGTTCCTCTACGACCGCGAGACCGGGTTTGCCGGGCTCATGGCGACCCACCCCCCGATCGAGGCGCGCATCGAGGCGCTGGTGCGCTATGGGGGCGGGCGGGCCGAGCCGCCGTCCGGCTCGGTGCCGGCGGTCTAG
- a CDS encoding LemA family protein, producing MDAGLVVLILLIIAAVVVALVYNRLVALRQTTRQAWGDIDVQLKQRHDLVPNLVETVKGYATHEKETLEKVVQARQQAVDASGLKDQAQAENLLSGALRQLFALAESYPDLKANTNFLALQNELADLENKIAAARRFFNNAVAEYNTAIEQFPAVLLAGPFGFKREDFFEVAASERARVEAAPSVKF from the coding sequence ATGGACGCGGGACTGGTCGTTCTCATTCTCCTGATCATCGCGGCGGTCGTCGTCGCGCTCGTCTACAACCGGCTCGTGGCGCTGCGGCAGACCACGCGCCAGGCCTGGGGCGATATCGACGTGCAGCTCAAGCAGCGCCACGATCTCGTGCCCAATCTGGTGGAAACCGTGAAGGGCTATGCCACGCACGAGAAGGAGACGCTGGAAAAGGTCGTGCAGGCCCGCCAGCAGGCGGTCGACGCCTCCGGGCTGAAGGACCAGGCCCAGGCCGAGAACCTGCTCTCCGGCGCCCTGCGCCAGCTCTTCGCCCTCGCCGAGAGCTATCCCGACCTCAAGGCCAACACCAACTTCCTTGCCCTGCAGAACGAGCTCGCCGATCTGGAGAACAAGATCGCGGCGGCGCGGCGCTTCTTCAACAACGCGGTCGCCGAATACAACACCGCGATCGAGCAATTCCCGGCCGTCCTGCTGGCCGGCCCGTTCGGCTTCAAGCGCGAGGACTTCTTCGAGGTCGCCGCCAGCGAGCGCGCCCGGGTCGAGGCGGCGCCGAGCGTGAAGTTCTAG
- the parC gene encoding DNA topoisomerase IV subunit A encodes MGEQFTAEGGRIFDESFEQALSSRYLAYALSTITQRALPDARDGLKPVHRRLMHAMRLLKLDPDAGFKKCARIVGDVIGKYHPHGDQSVYDALVRLAQDFAQRYPLVDGQGNFGNIDGDNAAAYRYTEARLTETAKLLLQDIENGTVDFRATYDGEDEEPLVLPGAFPNLLANGSSGIAVGMATNIPPHNAAELCDAARHLIKAPNARTETLLNYIQGPDFPTGGVCVEDKAAMAEAYETGRGGFRLRARWTTEDLGRGTWQIVVTEIPYLIQKSRLVERIAALMEARKLPLVADIMDESAEDIRLVIEPKSRTVDPQLLMESLFKVTDLEVRFALNMNVLDPRGAPRVMGLREVLQIWLDHRREVVVRRSRTRLSKVEDRLEVLGGYVVAYLNLDRVIEIIRNSDEPKPELMAEFGLTDRQAEAILNMRLRSLRKLEEMEIRTEQDKLEAERGDLLELLDSEEKQWMKVDAEIAEVKKTFGPNTELGKRRTTFADAPDADIASAVEEALIAREPITVVLSKMGWIRALKGHQDDLSGLKHKEGDETLFAVKAETTDKLVLFETDGRFYTLDASKLPGGRGFGEPLRLMIDMEEDAAPIALIRHDPGRKLLIASTSGHGFVVQESEVTAVKRGGKQVLNLLPGAEAMKAIPADGDRVAVLGENNKLLVFPLAEIPEMTRGKGVRLFGGKGGEIADLTVFSSQEGLTRIDGAGRRHEVEGWQLYEAKRAQAGRIAPKGFGKAKSFDARRP; translated from the coding sequence ATGGGCGAGCAGTTCACCGCCGAGGGCGGACGCATCTTCGACGAGAGCTTCGAGCAGGCGCTGAGCTCGCGCTATCTCGCCTATGCGCTGTCCACCATCACCCAGCGGGCGCTGCCCGATGCGCGCGACGGGCTCAAGCCCGTCCACCGCCGCCTGATGCACGCCATGCGGCTCCTGAAGCTCGACCCCGATGCCGGCTTCAAGAAATGCGCGCGCATCGTCGGCGACGTCATCGGTAAGTACCACCCCCATGGCGACCAGTCGGTCTACGACGCGCTCGTGCGCCTGGCCCAGGACTTCGCCCAGCGCTACCCGCTCGTCGACGGGCAGGGCAATTTCGGCAATATCGACGGCGACAACGCGGCGGCCTACCGCTACACCGAGGCGCGCCTGACCGAGACCGCCAAGCTGCTCCTGCAGGACATCGAGAACGGCACGGTCGATTTCCGCGCGACCTATGACGGCGAGGACGAGGAGCCCCTGGTCCTGCCCGGCGCCTTCCCGAACCTGCTCGCCAACGGCTCGTCGGGCATCGCGGTCGGCATGGCGACCAACATCCCGCCGCACAACGCGGCCGAGCTGTGCGACGCGGCGCGCCATCTGATCAAGGCCCCCAACGCGCGCACCGAGACCCTGCTGAATTACATCCAGGGGCCGGACTTCCCGACCGGCGGGGTGTGCGTGGAAGACAAGGCGGCGATGGCCGAGGCCTACGAGACCGGCCGCGGCGGCTTCCGCCTGCGCGCGCGCTGGACGACGGAGGATCTCGGGCGCGGCACCTGGCAGATCGTCGTCACCGAGATTCCCTACCTGATCCAGAAATCGCGCCTGGTCGAGCGCATCGCCGCGCTGATGGAGGCCAGGAAGCTCCCGCTCGTCGCCGACATCATGGACGAGTCCGCCGAGGACATCCGCCTCGTCATCGAACCGAAGAGCCGCACGGTCGACCCCCAGCTCCTCATGGAGTCCCTGTTCAAGGTCACCGATCTGGAGGTGCGCTTCGCGCTCAACATGAACGTGCTCGACCCGCGCGGCGCGCCGCGCGTGATGGGCCTGCGCGAGGTGCTGCAGATCTGGCTCGACCACCGCCGCGAGGTCGTGGTGCGCCGCTCGCGCACGCGCCTTTCCAAGGTGGAGGACCGGCTGGAGGTCCTCGGCGGCTATGTCGTCGCCTATCTCAATCTCGACCGGGTGATCGAGATCATCCGCAATTCCGACGAGCCCAAGCCCGAGCTGATGGCGGAGTTCGGGCTGACCGACCGCCAGGCCGAGGCCATCCTCAACATGCGCCTGCGCAGCTTGCGCAAGCTCGAGGAAATGGAGATCCGCACAGAGCAGGACAAGCTGGAAGCCGAGCGCGGGGACCTCCTCGAACTCCTCGACAGCGAGGAGAAGCAATGGATGAAGGTCGACGCGGAAATCGCGGAAGTGAAAAAGACTTTCGGTCCGAACACCGAACTCGGAAAGCGCCGCACCACGTTCGCCGACGCCCCCGATGCCGACATCGCGAGCGCGGTCGAGGAGGCGCTGATCGCGCGCGAGCCGATCACCGTGGTGCTCTCCAAGATGGGCTGGATCCGCGCGCTGAAGGGCCACCAGGACGATCTCTCGGGCCTCAAGCACAAGGAGGGCGACGAGACGCTGTTCGCGGTCAAGGCCGAGACCACGGACAAGCTCGTCCTGTTCGAGACCGACGGGCGCTTCTACACGCTCGACGCCAGCAAGCTGCCCGGCGGGCGCGGCTTCGGCGAGCCGCTGCGCCTGATGATCGACATGGAGGAGGACGCCGCGCCCATCGCGCTGATCCGCCACGATCCGGGGCGCAAGCTCCTCATCGCCTCCACCTCCGGCCACGGCTTCGTGGTGCAGGAGAGCGAGGTCACCGCCGTCAAGCGCGGCGGCAAGCAGGTCTTGAACCTCCTGCCAGGCGCCGAGGCGATGAAGGCGATCCCGGCGGACGGCGACCGCGTCGCGGTGCTGGGCGAGAACAACAAGCTCCTCGTCTTCCCGCTCGCGGAAATCCCGGAGATGACGCGCGGCAAGGGCGTGCGCCTGTTCGGCGGCAAGGGCGGGGAGATCGCCGATCTCACGGTGTTCTCATCCCAGGAGGGCCTCACCCGCATCGACGGCGCGGGGCGCCGCCACGAGGTGGAGGGCTGGCAGCTCTACGAGGCCAAGCGCGCCCAGGCCGGGCGCATCGCGCCCAAGGGCTTCGGCAAGGCGAAGAGCTTCGATGCGCGCCGGCCGTGA
- the hisIE gene encoding bifunctional phosphoribosyl-AMP cyclohydrolase/phosphoribosyl-ATP diphosphatase HisIE, which produces MSLDCESLDFDKQGGLLPAIVQHAVTGEVLMLGYMNAAALEKTQATGKVTFFSRSKDRLWTKGETSGHTLDLVSLAPDCDRDALLVRALPNGPTCHTGTKSCFGEAPGPDIAFLGELERIIAARASASPEESYTARLMAKGLLKIAQKVGEEGVETALAAVGEDDAALTGEAADLIFHLLVLLKARGLSLADVVQVLEGRHRG; this is translated from the coding sequence GTGAGCCTCGATTGCGAAAGCCTCGACTTCGACAAGCAGGGCGGGCTCCTCCCGGCCATCGTCCAGCATGCCGTCACCGGCGAGGTGCTCATGCTCGGCTACATGAACGCCGCCGCGCTCGAGAAGACGCAGGCCACCGGCAAGGTCACCTTCTTCTCCCGCTCTAAGGACCGGCTCTGGACCAAGGGCGAGACCAGCGGCCACACGCTCGACCTCGTCTCGCTTGCTCCCGACTGCGACCGCGACGCCCTGCTGGTGCGCGCCCTGCCCAACGGGCCGACCTGCCACACCGGCACGAAGTCCTGCTTCGGCGAGGCGCCGGGCCCGGACATCGCCTTCCTCGGCGAGCTGGAACGCATCATCGCCGCGCGCGCCTCGGCGAGTCCTGAGGAGAGCTATACCGCCCGCCTGATGGCGAAGGGCCTCTTGAAGATCGCCCAGAAGGTCGGCGAGGAGGGCGTGGAAACCGCGCTCGCCGCCGTGGGCGAGGACGACGCCGCCCTCACCGGCGAGGCGGCGGACCTCATCTTCCACCTCCTCGTCCTGCTCAAGGCGAGGGGGCTGTCGCTGGCCGACGTGGTGCAGGTCCTGGAGGGACGCCATCGGGGGTAG
- the hisF gene encoding imidazole glycerol phosphate synthase subunit HisF, whose translation MLARRIIPCLDVKDGRVVKGVRFRDHADMGDIVELATRYSEEGADELVFYDIAASPQERSVEPEWVSRVARAIDIPFAVAGGIRSVEDARARLFAGADKISVNTPALKNPDLVDALAREFGSQCVVCGIDSRVIDGQWRIHQNTGDPDRTEVSHRRTLDWIAEVVDRGAGEVVLNCMDQDGVREGYDLDQLAAAHAVCSVPLIASGGAGAKEHFAALFERCDVDGALAASVFHKQIIAIPDLKAYLDKQGVEVRL comes from the coding sequence ATGCTAGCCCGGCGCATCATCCCCTGCCTCGACGTCAAGGACGGCCGGGTCGTCAAGGGCGTGCGCTTCCGCGACCACGCCGACATGGGCGATATCGTCGAGCTGGCGACGCGCTACTCCGAGGAAGGCGCGGACGAGCTCGTCTTCTACGACATCGCGGCCAGCCCGCAGGAGCGCTCGGTGGAGCCCGAATGGGTGAGCCGCGTGGCGCGCGCCATCGACATTCCCTTCGCGGTCGCCGGCGGCATCAGGAGCGTCGAGGACGCCCGCGCGCGCCTGTTCGCCGGGGCCGACAAGATCTCGGTGAACACCCCCGCGCTGAAGAACCCCGATCTCGTCGACGCGCTCGCGCGCGAGTTCGGATCGCAATGCGTGGTCTGCGGCATCGATTCCCGCGTCATCGACGGGCAGTGGCGCATCCACCAGAACACCGGCGATCCCGACAGGACCGAGGTGAGCCACCGGCGCACGCTGGACTGGATCGCCGAGGTCGTCGACCGCGGCGCGGGCGAGGTGGTGCTGAACTGCATGGACCAGGACGGGGTGCGCGAGGGCTATGATCTCGACCAGCTCGCCGCCGCGCACGCGGTCTGCTCCGTGCCCCTGATCGCGTCCGGCGGGGCCGGCGCGAAGGAGCACTTCGCCGCCCTGTTCGAGCGCTGCGATGTCGACGGCGCGCTTGCCGCGAGCGTCTTCCACAAGCAGATCATCGCCATTCCCGATCTCAAGGCGTATCTGGACAAGCAGGGCGTGGAGGTCCGGCTGTGA
- a CDS encoding HisA/HisF-related TIM barrel protein: MILYPAIDVLDGRVVRLEKGDFNAVTDYGGDPVAVAQGYLDAGADWLHMVDLSGARDGARRQGALVEKIARTGIRVQTGGGVRSEADVAQILDAGAERAVVGSVAVTSPQTVIGWLNHFGADRITAAFDVRIVDGTPYPAVKGWTETTPTPLGSVLEAYRRAELTHALVTDVGRDGMLEGPNTDLYRDLATARPDLRWQASGGVSSLDDLKRLKAAGAAGAVIGKALFEGRFTLQEALSC, translated from the coding sequence ATGATTCTTTATCCGGCGATCGATGTTCTGGACGGGCGCGTCGTGCGCCTGGAGAAGGGCGATTTCAACGCGGTGACCGATTATGGCGGCGATCCGGTCGCCGTGGCGCAGGGCTATCTCGACGCCGGGGCGGACTGGCTGCACATGGTCGACCTGTCCGGTGCCCGCGACGGGGCGCGCCGCCAGGGCGCGCTCGTGGAGAAGATCGCCCGGACCGGCATCAGGGTGCAGACCGGGGGCGGGGTGCGCAGCGAGGCCGATGTCGCGCAGATCCTCGATGCCGGGGCCGAGCGCGCCGTGGTGGGCAGCGTCGCGGTGACGAGCCCGCAGACCGTCATCGGCTGGCTCAACCATTTCGGCGCGGACCGCATCACCGCGGCCTTCGACGTGCGCATCGTCGACGGCACGCCCTATCCGGCGGTGAAGGGGTGGACGGAAACGACGCCGACCCCGCTCGGCTCCGTGCTCGAGGCCTATCGCCGGGCCGAGCTGACCCACGCCCTCGTCACCGATGTCGGACGCGACGGCATGCTGGAAGGGCCCAACACCGATCTCTACCGCGACCTCGCCACCGCGCGTCCCGACCTGCGCTGGCAGGCCTCCGGCGGGGTGTCGAGCCTGGACGACCTGAAGCGGTTGAAGGCCGCCGGCGCGGCCGGCGCGGTGATCGGCAAGGCACTGTTCGAAGGCCGCTTCACGCTTCAAGAGGCGCTGTCATGCTAG
- the hisH gene encoding imidazole glycerol phosphate synthase subunit HisH, giving the protein MTTAIIDTSTANIASVRFALERLDAPYVLARDPGEAAQADRLILPGVGAAGPAMARLDARGWSEMLRREDRPVLGLCLGMQLLFEHSAEGDVDLLGLIPGRVEKLDPGSDGPWPHMGWNALTHLAADEALLAGIEEGERVYFVHGFYVPAGEHTRARCRYGADITAIARSGNVAGCQFHPERSAEVGARILSNFIAS; this is encoded by the coding sequence ATGACCACCGCCATCATCGATACCTCCACGGCCAATATCGCCTCGGTGCGCTTCGCGCTGGAGCGCCTGGACGCGCCCTACGTGCTCGCCCGCGATCCGGGCGAAGCAGCACAGGCGGATCGCCTGATCCTGCCCGGCGTCGGCGCGGCCGGACCCGCGATGGCGCGCCTGGATGCGCGCGGGTGGAGCGAGATGCTGCGCCGGGAGGACCGCCCGGTGCTCGGCCTGTGCCTCGGCATGCAGCTCCTGTTCGAGCACTCGGCCGAGGGCGATGTGGATCTCCTGGGCCTCATCCCCGGACGGGTGGAGAAGCTCGATCCGGGTTCGGACGGACCCTGGCCGCACATGGGCTGGAACGCGCTGACGCATCTCGCCGCCGACGAGGCGCTGCTTGCCGGGATCGAGGAGGGCGAGCGGGTCTATTTCGTGCACGGATTCTACGTGCCCGCGGGCGAACACACGCGGGCCCGATGCCGTTACGGAGCGGACATCACCGCGATCGCGCGCTCCGGAAATGTCGCGGGCTGCCAGTTCCACCCGGAGCGATCGGCCGAGGTCGGCGCGCGCATTCTTTCAAATTTCATAGCGAGTTAG